From Caminibacter mediatlanticus TB-2, the proteins below share one genomic window:
- a CDS encoding glycosyltransferase family 2 protein — MKIGIILATYNRDKLLLNTIRSIENQTYKNYLICVVDDGSKIPVKSFLKENEKLKIITLPQNRGNNFARNEALNYLKNKVDFITIIDDDDEFKENAFEEFVKDYKQFKKDWFVYKVEDKNTKKVLSRFKAYGEWDYLWYMWRIKFFKDGQHFFNTKLIDENIKFTNEFKNGQEWYFWIHLNTKTKMFVSDKVLAKKEYLSSGLSNNKNEKEYKQKFYFKKYVMKKLGYSLIKWQILKGIYEITKFFTK, encoded by the coding sequence TTGAAAATTGGAATAATTTTAGCTACATACAATAGAGATAAACTTTTATTAAATACTATTAGATCTATTGAAAATCAAACATATAAGAATTATTTAATTTGTGTTGTTGATGATGGCAGTAAGATACCAGTTAAGTCATTTTTAAAAGAGAATGAAAAACTAAAAATTATTACATTACCTCAAAATAGAGGAAATAATTTTGCAAGAAATGAAGCCTTAAATTATTTAAAAAATAAAGTGGATTTTATTACTATAATTGATGATGATGATGAGTTTAAAGAAAATGCTTTTGAAGAATTTGTAAAAGATTATAAACAATTTAAAAAAGATTGGTTTGTGTATAAAGTAGAAGATAAAAATACAAAAAAAGTTTTATCAAGGTTTAAAGCATATGGAGAGTGGGATTATTTATGGTATATGTGGAGAATAAAATTTTTTAAAGATGGCCAACACTTTTTTAATACAAAACTTATAGATGAAAATATAAAATTTACTAATGAATTCAAAAATGGACAAGAGTGGTATTTTTGGATTCATTTAAATACTAAAACAAAAATGTTTGTTAGTGATAAAGTATTAGCGAAAAAAGAGTATTTAAGTAGTGGATTATCTAATAATAAAAATGAAAAAGAATACAAACAAAAATTTTATTTTAAGAAGTATGTAATGAAAAAACTTGGCTATTCATTAATTAAATGGCAAATATTGAAAGGTATTTATGAAATTACTAAGTTCTTTACGAAATAA
- a CDS encoding O-antigen ligase family protein has translation MKLLSSLRNNANIILNYLVILYAFSIPLDLKIYRFVVIALFIFFILQKDIKEKIKWTLKNRFFQLFLIYIIYQFLVVLWTPNKEYGLRFALKYVEYFLPLFIITSSLKKEFINKVINGWLLSMFITEIIAYGIYFDLWSTKYHNLHLNTITPFYHHTIYSLFLSTSILIMLYKLLYEKWSIFHYISLFFLLTMSINLFLTIGRGGQIAFFITLFVLLFIKFRKNKKILFISIFTPFLIFFLAYNYSNKFHNRINLAINDTKNIFENKNFCGSWGNRVGSYIVAKDIIEKSPLLGVGFHTPMEILPIIVHEKYPYLKCIIPSQTIHLHNTFLMEITQTGIIGLFLFLLILFYLVKIKVKNNFIRYLKTVFLIHFIFFSIIDYSWHISYLMKYFVLFSSIILASTYHETNNTEKDIS, from the coding sequence ATGAAATTACTAAGTTCTTTACGAAATAATGCTAATATTATTTTAAATTATTTAGTCATTTTATACGCTTTTTCTATTCCTCTTGATTTAAAAATTTATAGGTTTGTAGTAATTGCATTATTTATATTTTTTATATTACAAAAAGATATAAAAGAAAAAATCAAATGGACTTTAAAAAATAGGTTTTTTCAACTCTTTTTAATTTATATAATATATCAATTTTTAGTAGTTTTATGGACACCTAATAAAGAATATGGATTAAGATTTGCCTTAAAATATGTAGAATATTTTTTACCACTTTTTATTATAACATCTTCATTAAAAAAAGAATTTATAAATAAAGTAATAAATGGATGGCTTTTGAGTATGTTTATTACTGAAATTATTGCATATGGGATTTATTTTGATTTATGGAGTACTAAATATCATAATTTACATTTAAATACTATAACCCCTTTTTATCATCATACTATCTATTCTTTATTTTTAAGTACTTCGATTTTGATTATGCTATATAAACTTTTATATGAAAAATGGTCAATATTTCACTATATATCATTATTTTTTCTTTTAACAATGAGTATAAATCTTTTTTTAACCATAGGAAGAGGAGGACAAATAGCATTTTTTATAACGTTATTTGTTTTATTATTTATTAAATTTAGAAAAAATAAAAAGATATTATTTATTTCTATTTTTACTCCATTTTTAATCTTTTTTTTAGCTTATAATTACAGCAACAAATTTCATAACAGAATCAATTTAGCTATTAATGATACAAAAAATATTTTTGAAAATAAAAATTTTTGTGGAAGTTGGGGAAATAGGGTAGGTAGTTATATAGTAGCAAAAGATATAATTGAAAAATCACCTCTTTTGGGAGTAGGATTTCATACACCTATGGAGATATTACCTATTATTGTCCATGAGAAATATCCTTATTTAAAATGTATTATACCCTCTCAAACAATTCATTTACATAATACTTTCTTAATGGAAATAACTCAGACAGGTATAATAGGCCTCTTTCTTTTTTTATTGATACTTTTTTATTTAGTTAAAATTAAAGTTAAAAATAATTTTATTAGGTATCTTAAAACTGTATTTTTGATACATTTTATTTTCTTTTCTATTATTGATTATTCTTGGCATATTTCTTATTTAATGAAATATTTTGTTTTATTTAGCAGTATTATTTTGGCTTCCACCTATCATGAAACCAATAATACTGAGAAGGATATTTCTTAA
- a CDS encoding lysophospholipid acyltransferase family protein: protein MYILFRIFYFLASIKILSKLWFIFYYLDFFRKPIVLKNLDIAFPNKSKKEKIKIAKNTYKNFLSFFEDIIEFKKNPSKLDEIKIINEKYLLEAINSKKPIILMTAHFGNWEISPKLIVKKYKKPLAIIMREIENEKINKFFKKIRGDEDIKLINKKRSSREIIKSLLKEKRILGILIDQKTSNRNAPIIPFFIPTKFNPAISKIAKSTKGIVIPGFCYKKNNEYILQFKKPREFKENNTIEEFTKWQAKEIEDMIKKYPSQYYWFHDRWKPK, encoded by the coding sequence ATGTATATATTATTTAGGATATTTTATTTTTTGGCATCAATAAAAATACTCAGCAAACTTTGGTTTATTTTTTATTATTTAGATTTTTTTAGAAAACCAATTGTTTTAAAAAATTTAGATATTGCTTTTCCTAATAAATCAAAAAAAGAGAAAATAAAAATTGCAAAAAATACATATAAAAATTTTTTAAGTTTTTTTGAAGATATAATTGAATTTAAGAAAAATCCATCTAAATTAGATGAAATAAAAATTATTAATGAAAAATATCTTTTAGAAGCAATTAATTCTAAGAAGCCTATTATTTTAATGACAGCTCATTTTGGAAATTGGGAAATTTCACCAAAATTAATAGTAAAAAAATATAAAAAACCTTTAGCTATAATTATGCGTGAAATAGAAAATGAAAAAATTAATAAATTTTTCAAAAAAATAAGAGGAGATGAAGATATCAAACTAATTAATAAAAAACGCTCTTCAAGAGAAATTATAAAATCACTTCTAAAAGAAAAAAGAATACTTGGAATCTTAATAGACCAAAAAACAAGTAATAGAAACGCTCCAATTATTCCTTTTTTTATTCCTACAAAATTTAATCCTGCAATATCTAAAATTGCAAAATCAACAAAAGGAATTGTAATTCCTGGTTTTTGCTATAAAAAAAACAATGAATATATTTTACAATTTAAAAAACCAAGAGAATTTAAAGAAAATAATACAATTGAAGAATTTACTAAATGGCAAGCAAAAGAGATAGAAGATATGATTAAGAAATATCCTTCTCAGTATTATTGGTTTCATGATAGGTGGAAGCCAAAATAA
- a CDS encoding UDP-N-acetylglucosamine--N-acetylmuramyl-(pentapeptide) pyrophosphoryl-undecaprenol N-acetylglucosamine transferase translates to MKNEKLNNIAITGGGTGGHLKIAKVIKDELNKRGIKPIYIGSTSGADMEWFENDEGFSAKYFLDSSGVVNKKGLSKITALSNILKNSFEAKKILKKHNIKKVFSVGGYSAAPASFASLGFCKLYIHEQNAHIGSLNKILKPFSKRFFNTFFYNDPYPIEDIFFKTARIRKEIKTIIFLGGSQGALQINNLALEVAKELNKKDIKIIHQTGKKDYKRVKEFYEKEKIDANVFDFDKNLAVKIASSDLAISRAGASTLFELTANKLPAIFIPYPYAAGDHQYYNAKWLADKNAAIVKRNVEKKEFFKILNNINIEVLSKNLDKIKLQNGVEKIVDEMLRN, encoded by the coding sequence ATGAAAAATGAAAAATTAAATAATATAGCAATAACAGGTGGTGGAACAGGAGGACATCTAAAAATTGCAAAAGTTATAAAAGATGAATTAAATAAAAGAGGAATAAAGCCAATTTATATTGGTTCAACTTCTGGTGCTGATATGGAGTGGTTTGAAAATGATGAAGGTTTTAGTGCTAAATATTTTTTAGATTCCAGTGGAGTTGTAAATAAAAAAGGATTATCAAAAATAACTGCATTAAGTAATATTTTAAAAAATTCTTTTGAAGCTAAAAAAATCTTAAAAAAACACAATATTAAAAAAGTTTTCTCAGTTGGAGGATATAGTGCAGCCCCTGCAAGTTTTGCAAGTTTAGGATTTTGTAAATTATATATACATGAACAAAACGCTCACATTGGAAGTTTAAATAAAATATTAAAACCATTTTCTAAAAGATTTTTTAACACTTTTTTTTATAATGACCCTTATCCTATTGAAGATATTTTTTTTAAAACAGCAAGAATTAGAAAAGAGATAAAAACTATTATTTTTCTTGGAGGAAGTCAAGGAGCTTTACAAATTAATAATTTAGCCTTAGAGGTTGCAAAAGAATTAAATAAAAAAGATATAAAAATTATTCATCAAACAGGAAAAAAAGATTACAAAAGGGTAAAAGAATTTTATGAAAAAGAAAAAATTGATGCTAACGTTTTTGATTTTGATAAAAATTTAGCTGTAAAAATTGCATCATCCGATTTAGCTATAAGTAGAGCTGGTGCTTCTACACTTTTTGAGCTAACTGCAAATAAACTTCCAGCTATTTTTATACCTTATCCTTACGCAGCAGGAGACCATCAATATTATAATGCTAAATGGCTTGCGGATAAAAATGCTGCAATTGTGAAAAGAAATGTAGAAAAAAAAGAATTCTTCAAAATTTTAAATAATATTAATATAGAAGTATTAAGCAAAAATCTTGATAAAATTAAACTTCAAAATGGTGTAGAAAAAATTGTTGATGAAATGTTAAGGAATTAA
- a CDS encoding FtsW/RodA/SpoVE family cell cycle protein, translated as MQKVDSIIFIIVAILMLIGAIFSYSLPVFLETKKHLGEFHFLFRYILFATIGFIIMITLSRLDPDKWFNKIGFSIFIISAILVITLPFLPESIAPIINGAKRWIKIGIFKFSPIEFFKIGVVFFLAWSFTRKVKKTKNLKEDISLLLPYIFILGIFGGIISLLLSDLGQVGVIMLTFAILLLAAGGRIKTLLFVGIIIAFGVFLAIISKEYRLKRIENWLYTMSSNFFSEPLVKGSIANYGQVIESINAIHHGGVLGVGIGNGIFKLGFLSDVHTDFVLAGIAEESGLIGITIILSLFAILLYRIFRISNRSEKKEYQLFALGIGSIIGIQLILNGLGITSLIPLKGLTVPFLSYGGSSLLAFATAIGMVLMISKKAKLN; from the coding sequence TTGCAAAAAGTTGATTCAATAATTTTTATAATTGTAGCTATTTTAATGCTCATTGGAGCAATATTTTCATACTCTTTACCTGTTTTTTTAGAAACTAAAAAACATTTAGGAGAATTTCATTTTTTATTTAGATATATTTTATTTGCAACAATAGGATTTATAATAATGATTACTTTATCAAGATTAGACCCTGATAAGTGGTTCAATAAAATAGGATTTAGTATTTTTATAATATCAGCTATTTTAGTAATTACTCTTCCATTTTTACCAGAAAGTATTGCTCCAATTATCAATGGAGCTAAAAGATGGATTAAAATTGGAATTTTTAAATTCTCTCCTATTGAATTTTTTAAAATTGGAGTAGTTTTTTTCTTAGCTTGGTCTTTTACGAGGAAGGTTAAAAAAACTAAAAATTTAAAAGAAGATATCTCTTTACTTTTACCTTATATATTTATTTTAGGAATTTTTGGAGGAATAATTTCTTTATTATTATCTGATTTAGGTCAAGTTGGAGTAATAATGCTAACTTTTGCAATTCTACTTTTAGCAGCTGGGGGAAGAATTAAAACTTTATTATTTGTAGGAATTATTATTGCCTTTGGAGTTTTTTTAGCAATCATTTCAAAAGAATATAGATTAAAAAGAATTGAAAATTGGTTATATACAATGAGTTCTAATTTTTTCTCAGAACCACTTGTAAAAGGTTCAATTGCAAATTATGGACAAGTAATTGAATCTATTAATGCCATACATCACGGAGGAGTTTTGGGTGTTGGAATTGGAAATGGAATTTTTAAACTTGGATTTTTAAGCGATGTGCATACAGACTTTGTTTTAGCTGGAATTGCAGAAGAGAGTGGCCTTATTGGAATCACAATTATTTTATCTCTTTTTGCTATTTTACTTTATAGAATTTTTAGAATTTCTAATAGAAGTGAAAAAAAAGAATATCAACTTTTTGCTCTTGGAATTGGAAGTATTATTGGAATTCAATTAATTTTAAACGGACTTGGAATAACATCTTTAATTCCTCTAAAAGGATTAACTGTACCATTTTTAAGTTATGGAGGAAGTTCATTACTTGCTTTTGCAACTGCAATTGGGATGGTTTTAATGATTAGTAAAAAAGCAAAACTTAATTAA
- the flgB gene encoding flagellar basal body rod protein FlgB: MAFEISKSFGIMEQALHYRKIRQDMIASNIANADTPFYRPKDIRFEDALQEEINKKFNKPSKKLELAKTNPMHLEPKDIEDSYKPIVFFRDGHLARNDGNSVDIDVETTEMAKNNIAYNATIQALKKDIEIFKAVIDSSKNI, translated from the coding sequence ATGGCATTTGAAATCTCTAAAAGCTTTGGTATTATGGAACAAGCCTTGCATTATAGAAAAATAAGACAAGATATGATTGCAAGTAATATTGCAAATGCTGATACTCCTTTTTATAGACCAAAAGATATTAGATTTGAAGATGCCTTGCAAGAAGAGATAAATAAAAAATTTAATAAACCATCAAAAAAATTAGAATTAGCAAAAACAAATCCTATGCATTTAGAACCAAAAGATATTGAAGATTCATATAAACCTATTGTATTTTTTAGAGATGGTCATTTAGCAAGAAATGATGGAAATAGCGTTGATATTGATGTTGAAACAACAGAAATGGCAAAAAATAATATAGCTTATAATGCAACAATTCAAGCACTTAAAAAAGATATAGAAATTTTTAAAGCAGTTATTGATTCAAGCAAAAATATATAA
- the flgC gene encoding flagellar basal body rod protein FlgC has protein sequence MAFLNSFDISGYGLSAQRFRINIISENIANANTTRTPEGGPYRRKEVIFKAIPFEDILNKEIENSANFHKYENPLDEEGEDYKVAKPPIETVIVDKIVRDDSKPILKYEPDNPDANADGYVAYPNINPVIEMADLIEATRSYQANVAAFQSAKNMAQSAINILQA, from the coding sequence ATGGCATTTTTAAATAGTTTTGATATTTCAGGATATGGATTATCAGCCCAACGATTTAGGATTAATATTATCTCAGAAAATATTGCAAATGCTAATACTACAAGGACTCCTGAGGGTGGTCCATATAGAAGAAAAGAGGTTATTTTTAAAGCAATACCATTTGAAGATATATTAAATAAAGAGATTGAAAATTCAGCGAATTTTCATAAATATGAAAATCCATTAGATGAAGAAGGAGAAGATTATAAAGTTGCAAAACCACCAATTGAAACTGTTATAGTAGATAAAATAGTAAGAGATGACTCTAAACCTATTTTAAAATACGAACCAGACAATCCAGATGCAAATGCTGATGGATATGTAGCATATCCAAATATAAATCCAGTAATAGAAATGGCCGATTTAATAGAAGCAACAAGAAGTTATCAAGCAAATGTTGCTGCATTTCAAAGTGCAAAAAATATGGCACAAAGTGCTATTAATATTTTACAAGCATAA
- the fliE gene encoding flagellar hook-basal body complex protein FliE: MAFINKVDNNLNNLTSINKQQKNNNELNFSDVLKKELNETNNLMQKAEKASADIASGEVQDLAKASITIQKAEMKMKMMLEVRNKAINAYKELLKTQI; this comes from the coding sequence ATGGCTTTTATTAATAAAGTAGATAATAATTTAAATAATTTAACATCTATAAATAAACAACAAAAAAATAATAATGAATTAAATTTTTCAGATGTTTTAAAAAAAGAATTAAATGAAACAAATAATTTAATGCAAAAAGCTGAAAAAGCCTCTGCTGATATAGCAAGCGGTGAGGTGCAAGATTTAGCAAAAGCAAGTATTACTATTCAAAAGGCTGAGATGAAAATGAAAATGATGCTTGAAGTAAGGAATAAAGCCATAAATGCATATAAAGAACTGTTAAAAACTCAAATTTAA
- a CDS encoding peptidoglycan D,D-transpeptidase FtsI family protein — MKNYRLPIIFVSFFVFLALLYGAFVFISIAKPPNYKNPVIKIKESAIRGNIYTNNYTLSKSKKLYGVYLNPSYLNPDKKELFYKLFSIYSNIPVKELKRRVILYHYKKKHNTILLAKVDLKTKQNLIYLRKILDKKRVFLAGKNGIRVGYGIRSLDFERVYPYNDTLEPFLGRYRKDEKRGENGLEEYYDDLLRAKENGIKKGYRDVFGNIIYDGNSIIKQPKNGDNLKLNINLLLQRKIEKLLDIQKVKFKAKEVIAAVMDSKTGKILAIATSNRYNPKNIKPNDIKNMKISAIRELFEPGSVMKPITFAILLENNLVNPYEIIKGYNGKWKPKWRKTPIRDDDPFDWLSAENVIVYSSNIGISQLALRLSNKQFLEGLHKFGFGKKSDIDLPYELAGKLRSLKLMNFPIYKSTTAYGYGILVNFVQILKAYNVFNNNGVAVTPRIASTPTSSKQVISPKNAIIMLNILRKVVLKGTGKNAIIPGLFTAGKTGTAHVSIYKKGYQNIYNSSFFGFVNDKNHKYTIGVTFLDIKAKWPNYFASNSAVPTFKKIVDIMINENLLKVENGE; from the coding sequence ATGAAAAATTATAGACTTCCTATTATTTTTGTATCTTTTTTTGTTTTTTTAGCATTATTGTATGGTGCTTTTGTTTTTATTAGTATTGCAAAACCGCCTAATTATAAAAATCCAGTTATCAAAATAAAAGAATCTGCAATAAGAGGGAATATTTATACAAATAATTATACTCTCTCAAAGAGTAAGAAACTTTATGGAGTATATTTAAACCCATCATATTTAAATCCAGATAAAAAAGAGTTGTTTTATAAGTTATTTTCTATTTACTCTAATATACCAGTAAAAGAGCTTAAAAGAAGGGTCATTTTATATCATTACAAAAAAAAACACAATACAATTTTACTTGCAAAAGTTGATTTAAAGACCAAACAAAATTTAATTTATCTTAGAAAAATTTTAGATAAAAAAAGAGTTTTTTTAGCAGGTAAAAATGGAATAAGAGTAGGGTATGGTATTAGGAGTTTAGATTTTGAGAGAGTTTATCCATATAATGATACATTAGAACCGTTTTTGGGTAGATATAGAAAAGATGAAAAAAGAGGCGAAAATGGTCTTGAAGAGTATTATGATGACTTGTTAAGAGCTAAAGAAAATGGCATAAAAAAAGGTTACAGAGATGTTTTTGGAAATATCATTTATGATGGTAATTCTATTATTAAACAGCCAAAAAATGGGGATAACTTAAAATTGAATATAAATCTTTTGCTCCAAAGAAAAATAGAAAAACTTCTTGATATACAAAAAGTAAAATTTAAAGCAAAAGAAGTAATAGCAGCTGTGATGGACTCAAAAACAGGTAAAATCTTAGCTATTGCAACTTCAAATAGATATAATCCTAAAAATATAAAGCCAAATGATATAAAAAATATGAAAATAAGTGCTATTAGAGAATTATTTGAGCCAGGCTCAGTAATGAAGCCTATAACTTTTGCTATTTTACTTGAAAATAATTTAGTAAATCCTTATGAAATAATAAAAGGATATAATGGTAAATGGAAGCCAAAGTGGAGAAAAACTCCAATAAGAGATGATGACCCATTTGATTGGTTAAGTGCAGAAAATGTGATTGTATATTCAAGTAATATAGGAATTTCTCAACTTGCATTAAGGCTTAGCAATAAGCAATTTTTAGAAGGTTTACATAAATTTGGATTTGGCAAAAAAAGTGATATTGACTTGCCTTATGAATTAGCAGGTAAACTTAGAAGTTTAAAATTAATGAATTTTCCAATTTACAAATCTACTACTGCTTATGGATATGGTATTCTTGTAAATTTTGTGCAGATTTTAAAAGCTTATAATGTTTTTAACAATAATGGAGTTGCAGTTACACCAAGAATTGCAAGCACTCCTACATCATCAAAACAAGTTATAAGTCCTAAAAATGCAATAATTATGCTTAATATTTTAAGAAAAGTTGTATTAAAGGGGACAGGTAAAAATGCAATAATTCCTGGGCTTTTTACAGCAGGAAAAACAGGTACTGCTCATGTATCTATTTACAAAAAAGGATACCAAAATATATATAATTCGTCATTTTTTGGTTTTGTAAATGACAAAAATCATAAATATACTATTGGAGTTACATTTTTAGATATAAAAGCAAAATGGCCAAATTATTTTGCTTCTAATTCAGCTGTACCTACTTTTAAAAAAATAGTTGATATAATGATAAATGAAAATTTATTGAAGGTTGAGAATGGGGAATAA
- a CDS encoding mechanosensitive ion channel family protein, with amino-acid sequence MGNNYLNELIKIMNYKLLTIPLYKIILAFLVLFLFLILRKIFTMFILSFLKKLTLKTKTNIDDKFILAIKNPLRFLFIIFGFYFFFQVLGVELQVINHIIKGLLILDIFWAIYNIIDVFQEEVYKVLGRFGKASRELASFIIKITKVLIISIGIIALLQDWGINVTGFIASLGLGGLAFALAAKDTAANIFGGIAILTDNIFKIGEWIKVGGAEGIVEDIGIRTTKIRAFDKRLIVVPNATIANSNVENFSRRDKRRIVMRIGLIYNTPKEIIEKIVNDIREMLKSHPDIAKDESLLIYFDEFEDSSLSIFCYFFTNTAVWSEYLRIKEDINLKIKDIVEKNGSSFAFPSNSIYFETPLRLEND; translated from the coding sequence ATGGGGAATAATTATTTAAATGAACTTATTAAAATAATGAATTATAAATTATTAACTATCCCACTTTATAAGATAATACTTGCATTTTTAGTGTTGTTTTTGTTTTTAATACTTAGAAAAATTTTTACAATGTTTATTTTGTCTTTTTTAAAAAAACTTACATTAAAAACAAAAACTAATATAGATGATAAATTTATTTTAGCAATAAAAAATCCTTTAAGATTTTTATTTATTATTTTTGGATTTTATTTCTTTTTTCAGGTCTTAGGAGTTGAGTTACAAGTAATTAATCATATAATCAAAGGTTTATTAATTCTTGATATATTTTGGGCTATTTATAATATTATTGATGTTTTTCAAGAAGAAGTTTATAAAGTATTAGGAAGATTTGGTAAAGCATCAAGAGAACTTGCTTCATTTATTATTAAAATTACAAAAGTTTTGATTATTTCTATTGGAATAATAGCACTTTTACAAGATTGGGGAATAAATGTTACTGGATTTATTGCTTCCCTTGGGCTTGGTGGTTTAGCGTTTGCGTTGGCTGCAAAAGATACTGCAGCTAATATATTTGGAGGAATTGCGATTTTAACTGATAATATTTTTAAAATTGGTGAGTGGATAAAGGTTGGTGGGGCTGAGGGAATTGTTGAAGATATTGGAATTAGGACTACTAAAATTAGAGCTTTTGATAAAAGACTTATTGTAGTACCAAATGCTACTATTGCAAATTCAAATGTAGAAAATTTTAGTAGAAGAGATAAAAGACGAATTGTAATGAGAATTGGTCTTATTTATAATACTCCAAAAGAAATTATTGAAAAAATTGTTAATGATATTAGAGAAATGCTTAAAAGTCATCCAGATATTGCAAAAGATGAGAGTTTGCTTATATATTTTGATGAATTTGAAGATAGTAGTTTAAGTATATTTTGTTACTTTTTTACAAATACCGCTGTTTGGAGTGAATATCTAAGAATCAAAGAAGATATTAATTTAAAAATAAAAGATATAGTTGAAAAAAATGGAAGTAGTTTTGCATTTCCAAGTAATAGTATCTATTTTGAGACACCTTTAAGGTTAGAAAATGACTAA
- a CDS encoding Hsp20/alpha crystallin family protein has translation MWPMVFDPFRELQDIERRIGAVLSANKPTAPVKVESFTPAVNERVDEKGYYLEIDLPGVKKEDIDISVNDGVLVISGERKLEKKEEKPNYTRIESFFGRFERAFKLPADADLDNIEAKYEDGVLKVFIPKKQKPAGKKIEVK, from the coding sequence ATGTGGCCAATGGTATTTGACCCATTTAGAGAATTACAAGATATAGAAAGAAGAATTGGAGCAGTATTAAGCGCTAATAAACCAACAGCACCTGTAAAAGTTGAAAGTTTTACACCAGCAGTTAATGAAAGAGTTGATGAAAAGGGTTATTATTTAGAAATTGACTTACCAGGAGTTAAAAAAGAAGATATTGATATTTCAGTAAATGATGGTGTTTTAGTAATTTCAGGAGAGAGAAAACTTGAAAAAAAAGAAGAAAAGCCAAATTATACAAGAATTGAAAGTTTCTTTGGAAGATTTGAGAGAGCATTTAAATTGCCAGCAGATGCTGATTTAGATAATATAGAAGCAAAATATGAAGATGGAGTTTTAAAAGTATTTATTCCTAAAAAACAAAAACCAGCAGGTAAAAAAATAGAGGTTAAATAA